From a region of the Triticum aestivum cultivar Chinese Spring chromosome 7D, IWGSC CS RefSeq v2.1, whole genome shotgun sequence genome:
- the LOC123167253 gene encoding probable protein phosphatase 2C 37, with the protein MTTRSEDDDCLILASDGLWDVIKNQIACNAVRNCLEFENKNNQGAPREGALIGQEEEVGCNNAATLLKNMAICKHSHDDISVVVLDLKARGLVFAVSTQANKFACVLHPPALWYYLA; encoded by the exons ATGACGACTAGATCGGAGGATGACGACTGTCTGATCCTCGCGAGCGATGGCTTGTGGGATGTCATCAAGAACCAGATCGCCTGCAATGCCGTGAGGAATTGCCTAGAATTTGAAAACAAGAATAACCAAGGTGCTCCTAGAGAGGGTGCACTGATAGGACAAGAGGAAGAGGTTGGCTGCAACAATGCTGCAACCCTCCTAAAGAACATGGCAATCTGCAAGCATAGCCATGATGACATTAGTGTTGTTGTACTTGATCTGAAAGCGAGAG GTTTGGTGTTTGCAGTTAGCACTCAAGCAAACAAATTTGCATGTGTGTTACACCCACCAGCGCTCTGGTATTACCTGGCTTAG
- the LOC123165677 gene encoding uncharacterized protein yields MAGKEEELSMEAAGKWMLRPCTAPKSKSMEAGDHGPATRFPSKRKAAAGSSYKEGDQLPEGWIDLPSAAGQDDPEAYNLFKFERREAAIDKMLGEAKLSAVVLAKKSTMAPTAAAAAEAASASGGNKGKFKVPADDVKLILALKRNDLPSIDYLDDLADLYTPEEIAERRLRHQSDLELFKRIDDDFEEYQKKVRDSVDKYGYFEVDYDYVEARKKINAWTKAQWAKIIEDVSITVCAPDADQATLGYIEYVDSDDDAEYDDDSEYDDDSESEDED; encoded by the coding sequence ATGGCGGGTAAGGAGGAGGAGCTTTCGATGGAGGCGGCGGGGAAGTGGATGCTGAGGCCGTGCACCGCCCCCAAATCCAAATCTATGGAGGCCGGCGACCATGGTCCGGCGACGCGGTTCCCCTCCAAGAGGAAGGCAGCCGCCGGATCCAGCTACAAGGAGGGTGATCAGCTGCCTGAGGGTTGGATCGATCTTCCTTCCGCGGCTGGACAAGATGACCCAGAGGCGTACAATCTGTTCAAGTTCGAGAGGAGGGAGGCAGCGATTGACAAGATGCTGGGGGAGGCGAAGCTGTCGGCCGTCGTCCTCGCCAAGAAGAGTACCATGGCCCctacggcggcagcagcagcagaagcagcatcAGCATCAGGTGGCAACAAGGGCAAGTTTAAGGTGCCGGCGGATGATGTCAAGCTCATCCTGGCACTGAAGAGGAATGACCTTCCCAGCATCGACTACCTGGATGATCTGGCCGACCTGTACACTCCGGAGGAGATTGCAGAGAGGAGGCTGCGCCACCAGAGCGATCTGGAGCTCTTCAAGAGGATTGACGACGATTTTGAGGAGTACCAGAAAAAGGTCCGCGATTCGGTCGACAAATATGGCTACTTTGAGGTCGACTATGACTACGTTGAAGCGAGGAAAAAGATCAATGCATGGACCAAGGCACAGTGGGCCAAGATCATTGAAGATGTCAGTATCACTGTTTGTGCCCCTGATGCTGATCAAGCCACGCTGGGTTACATCGAGTATGTCGACTCAGATGATGATGCTGAGTATGATGATGATTCTGAGTACGATGATGATTCCGAGTCTGAAGACGAAGACTGA